GGTTGCCGTACCGGTCGAAGGCGACGTTGTCCGGGCAGGAGATCGGGGAGACGTCGTCCTTGGGGAAGCCGGCGAAGTAGGTCGCCGGGTCGTTCGGGTCGCCCGCGACGAGGAAGAGCAGCCAGGCGAACTTCGTGCTCTCGGGCCGGTTCCAGCGCTCGGTGAGCTCCAGCACCTGGCCGTGCTTGTTGGCGTTGCGCGGGTTGGCCTCGTCCGCCTTGGGGTGGGAGCCGACACCGCGGTTGGAGTTGTTGGTGAGGGCGACGTAGACCTTGCCGGTGACCGGGTTGGGCTCGATGTCCTCGGGCCGGTCCATCTTGGTGGCGCCGACCTTGTCACCGGCGAGCCGGGTGAAGACGAAGACCTCGTCGGCGGTCATGCCGTCCACGTGCGAGACGGCGCCCTGGGCGGTGGCGGTGGCCAGCGGAATCCACTCGCCGGAGCCATCGAACTCACCATCGCTCGGCAGCTTGCCCGTGCCGTCGATCTCGATCGCCGGGGAGTCGCCGGTCAGCTTGGCCACGTAGAGCGTGCCCTCGTCCAGCAGCGAGAGGTTGTGCTCGCGGACGGCGCGGCTCGACCCCTTCCTCATCCGCTTGCTGCTGACGAACTTGTAGAAGTAGTCGAAGCGCTCGTCGTCGCCGGAGTAGACGACGGGACGCCCGTCCGAGGTCAGCCGGATGGTGGCGGCCTCGTGCTTGAACCGACCGAGCGCGGTGTGCTTGCGCGGCGTGGAGGTCGGGTCGTACGGGTCGAACTCGACGACGTACCCGAAACGGTGCACCTCGTTCGGCTCCTGGGCCACGTCGAACCGCTTGTCGAACCGCTCCCACTTGCGCTCGCTGGCGCCCGTGCCGATGCCGTACCGCTTGTCGGTCGCACGGCTGCTGTTGGCGAAGTACTGGTTGAAGTTCTCCTCGCCGTGCAGCGTGGTGCCCCAGGGGGTGGTGCCGCCGGAGCAGTTGTTGAGGGTGCCGAGGACCTTGCGGCCGGTCGGGTCGGCGGAGGTCTTCAGCAGGTCGGAGCCGGCGGCGGGGCCGGTGAGCCGGAACTCGGTCGTCGCCGTGACCCGGCGGTTGAGCTGGTGCCGGGGCACGACGGTGAGCTTGCCGGTGCGCCGGTCCTCCTCGACCACGACGGCGGACAGCCCGTGGGCGGCCCAGGCGACCTCGACCTGGTCGCGGGTCGGGTTGGCGGCGTCGTAGCCGCGGAACATCAGCACCTCGTCGGTGTACTCGTGGTTCGCGACGAGGAGCCGGCGGCCGCGCTCACCGGGGAGCGGGAGCAGCGCGAGGAAGTCGTTGTTGTAGCCGAACTGGCCGGCCTGGGCCTTGCCCGTCTGGTTCTCCGGGTCGAAGGCGGGGGCGCCGCGCAGGATCGGCTCGCCCCAGCGGATGACGACGTTCTGCTTGTACCCGTCGGGGACGGTCACGGTGTCGGCGGTGTTGGGCGCGACGGAGGTGTAGCGCAGACCGCGGGCGGCCTTGGGCCTGGTCTTGGACCCGGCGGACCCGGCGGACCCGGCGGTGTCGGCCGACGTGGCCGCGGCGGCGGGCCGGGCGGTGCCGAGCGAGACGGCCGTACCGGCGGCGCCGGCCACGGAGACGACGGCGGCGGCCCTCATCACCGAGCGACGGCTGAGCGCGCTCGCGATCACGTCGCCCACGTACTCGTTGGTGCTGGTGTT
The DNA window shown above is from Streptomyces akebiae and carries:
- a CDS encoding PhoX family protein, with amino-acid sequence MRKLLPMIGSHPGGRSALTCRFRCGDACFHEVPNTSTNEYVGDVIASALSRRSVMRAAAVVSVAGAAGTAVSLGTARPAAAATSADTAGSAGSAGSKTRPKAARGLRYTSVAPNTADTVTVPDGYKQNVVIRWGEPILRGAPAFDPENQTGKAQAGQFGYNNDFLALLPLPGERGRRLLVANHEYTDEVLMFRGYDAANPTRDQVEVAWAAHGLSAVVVEEDRRTGKLTVVPRHQLNRRVTATTEFRLTGPAAGSDLLKTSADPTGRKVLGTLNNCSGGTTPWGTTLHGEENFNQYFANSSRATDKRYGIGTGASERKWERFDKRFDVAQEPNEVHRFGYVVEFDPYDPTSTPRKHTALGRFKHEAATIRLTSDGRPVVYSGDDERFDYFYKFVSSKRMRKGSSRAVREHNLSLLDEGTLYVAKLTGDSPAIEIDGTGKLPSDGEFDGSGEWIPLATATAQGAVSHVDGMTADEVFVFTRLAGDKVGATKMDRPEDIEPNPVTGKVYVALTNNSNRGVGSHPKADEANPRNANKHGQVLELTERWNRPESTKFAWLLFLVAGDPNDPATYFAGFPKDDVSPISCPDNVAFDRYGNLWISTDGAQLGSHDGLFGVATKGERRGELKQFLTVPSGAETCGPIIQDRRVLVAVQHPGELDGATVENPKSTWPDGAGTYVRPAVVAVWRADGCDIGV